Proteins from a single region of Ziziphus jujuba cultivar Dongzao chromosome 1, ASM3175591v1:
- the LOC107434862 gene encoding scarecrow-like protein 13: MQTSQKHKGSGVIHGLYHQPVQEIDPYNFSHFQILENNMCPDIGSRGKSVSFETYKEQYFTLESSPATADFLVCDSPSAVSVLSNRSSFSPQGSQSCLSDPHHSPDIYSGSPVSGCSVADDANEFKHKLRELEITLLGPESDIVDSCYCCYKRESTSTARWTHSQMVEMIPRLDLKEVLIHCARAVSDSDLPAAMDLMDLLGHMVSVSGDPIQRLGAYLLEGLRARLEKSGSSIYKALKCEEPTSSELLSYMSVLYQICPYWRFAYVSANVVIKEAVENEQRIHIIDFQIAQGTQWMALIQDLARRPGGPPSIRITCVDDPQSAHARGGGLRIVGEKLSRHAESWNVPFEFHGAAMCGSEVVLETLQIRPGEAIVANFPFVLHHMPDESVSTQNHRDRLLRLVKSLSPKVMTLVEQDSNTNTSPFFARFLETLDYYTAMFESIDVARPRNDKQRINAEQQCVARDIVNMIACEGPDRVERHELFGKWSVRLRMAGFTQCPLSPSVNVAIKNLLKEYNGNYRVEEKDGALYLKWKNRAMATSSAWR; the protein is encoded by the coding sequence ATGCAAACATCTCAAAAACACAAAGGTAGTGGCGTTATCCATGGCTTATACCATCAGCCTGTGCAAGAGATCGATCCCTACAATTTTTCTCATTTccaaattttagaaaacaatatGTGCCCAGACATTGGCAGCCGAGGAAAAAGTGTTTCCTTTGAGACCTACAAGGAACAGTACTTTACCCTGGAATCCTCCCCTGCAACTGCTGATTTTCTTGTCTGTGATTCTCCTTCTGCTGTTAGTGTATTGTCGAACAGGAGTTCCTTTTCACCTCAAGGTTCTCAATCATGCTTGTCTGATCCACACCATTCCCCTGATATCTACTCTGGATCTCCTGTTAGTGGGTGCTCTGTGGCTGATGATGCAAATGAATTTAAGCACAAACTACGGGAACTGGAAATAACTCTGCTGGGGCCTGAATCAGATATTGTTGACAGCTGTTATTGCTGCTACAAGAGAGAATCCACTTCTACGGCAAGGTGGACTCATAGTCAAATGGTGGAAATGATACCTAGGTTGGACCTAAAAGAAGTCCTCATACACTGTGCAAGAGCTGTATCAGACTCTGATTTACCAGCAGCGATGGATTTAATGGATTTGTTGGGGCATATGGTGTCAGTTTCTGGGGATCCAATCCAAAGACTGGGTGCTTACTTGTTGGAAGGTCTTAGAGCACGGTTGGAAAAATCAGGTAGTTCAATCTACAAAGCTCTGAAGTGTGAAGAACCAACAAGCTCAGAACTATTGTCATACATGTCTGTTCTCTATCAGATCTGCCCATATTGGAGGTTTGCTTACGTGTCTGCAAATGTTGTCATTAAGGAAGCTGTGGAAAATGAACAGAGAATCCACATCATTGACTTCCAGATCGCGCAGGGCACCCAATGGATGGCCTTGATCCAGGATCTTGCACGTCGGCCTGGTGGGCCCCCATCTATCCGCATCACATGCGTTGATGATCCCCAGTCAGCTCATGCTCGTGGTGGCGGACTTCGTATTGTTGGGGAAAAGCTGTCAAGGCATGCTGAGTCATGGAATGTACCATTTGAGTTCCATGGTGCTGCCATGTGTGGTAGTGAGGTTGTATTAGAAACCCTTCAGATTCGACCTGGAGAAGCAATAGTAGCTAATTTCCCATTTGTGTTGCACCATATGCCGGATGAGAGTGTTAGCACTCAAAATCATAGGGACCGGTTATTGAGGCTGGTTAAAAGTTTGTCACCAAAGGTGATGACCCTTGTTGAGCAAGACTCAAATACCAATACTTCACCCTTCTTTGCAAGGTTTCTTGAGACACTGGATTACTATACAGCTATGTTTGAAAGTATTGATGTGGCTCGGCCAAGAAATGACAAACAGCGGATCAATGCAGAGCAGCAGTGCGTGGCCCGCGACATAGTCAATATGATTGCATGTGAAGGGCCTGATAGGGTGGAAAGACATGAACTTTTTGGTAAGTGGAGTGTAAGATTAAGGATGGCTGGTTTTACACAATGCCCATTGAGTCCTTCAGTCAATGTTGCTATCAAGAATCTGTTGAAGGAATATAATGGGAATTATAGAGTTGAAGAAAAAGACGGGGCGCTTTATCTTAAATGGAAGAACAGAGCTATGGCAACCTCTTCTGCATGGAGATGA
- the LOC107434846 gene encoding uncharacterized protein LOC107434846, with amino-acid sequence MAMEESGERSDLRRMQREQERERRRIRDRQRRQSMTLEQRERHLARRRRNYQLRRLRAESSRLGSHCADPNIIADANEMAFNNEYDAIDSNPESGFHSDGVNPIGFIQAEEQNAQGLQSVGVEALAHNITSRLRLSHIRRLARSLNQSRGEALVTGNHQVVAEPMQRHQANTTGLQVGDCDLVRSTGGLRLNRVKRLARSQNTGTVQTNGQSHQRDKETMSDTLEQSLLQGDTQVINSDKSKLGRPTSGRVEDELPSVDG; translated from the exons ATGGCAATGGAAGAGTCAGGAGAGAGATCGGATTTGCGCAGAATGCAAAGAGAGCAAGAAAGAGAACGACGTCGTATACGGGACAGACAGAGAAGGCAATCCATGACCTTGGAACAGAGAGAGAGACACCTCGCTAGGCGTCGTCGAAACTATCAGCTTAGAAGACTAAGAGCTGAGAGTTCTAGATTGGGTTCTCATTGTGCAGATCCAAACATAATAGCAGATGCAAATGAAATGGCATTTAACAATGAATATGACGCAATAGATTCAAACCCAGAAAGTGGTTTCCATTCTGATGGTGTTAATCCCATTGGATTTATTCAAGCAGAAGAACAAAATGCCCAAGGTTTACAATCTGTGG GTGTAGAGGCTCTAGCTCACAACATCACAAGCAGGTTAAGGTTGAGTCACATAAGACGTCTTGCGCGGTCTTTGAATCAATCCCGGGGTGAGGCTCTGGTCACTGGCAATCATCAAGTTGTAGCAGAGCCAATGCAAAGGCATCAGGCTAATACTACTG GTTTGCAAGTTGGAGACTGTGATCTGGTTAGATCAACTGGTGGACTGCGGTTGAACCGTGTTAAACGTCTTGCACGGTCACAGAATACTGGTACCGTTCAGACTAATGGTCAGAGCCACCAACGTGATAAAGAGACTATGAGTGATACAT TGGAGCAGAGTCTGCTCCAGGGTGATACCCAAGTTATAAACAGTGACAAATCTAAACTTGGACGGCCTACCAGTGGCAGAGTTGAAGATGAACTACCTAGTGTGGATG GATGA